The following proteins are co-located in the Hevea brasiliensis isolate MT/VB/25A 57/8 chromosome 11, ASM3005281v1, whole genome shotgun sequence genome:
- the LOC110651108 gene encoding uncharacterized protein LOC110651108 isoform X2: MKGHEPKMPRMEDILNLPVQDPPCAEFAATHIKWVKIEECPARFRIESRRKRSEGSISKPRVDGYLEYTLYWCSYGPEDYRDSESGIGDSSNIKPATGKGSRPGRRHMMRGCLCHFTVKRLYTRPFLALIIYNQRKHVDKIGAPCHGILDLDAVGTRAMYAPRISEELRQKVMFMLYVGISLDNIIQHHAEVVHGHGGPHNRDDFLTRNDVRNMERVVRNSSHKLHANDDCSVKVWVQRHQKYVFYFQDNSNANPFILGIQTDWQLQQMLRYGHSGSVASHSTFGLKKLKYPLCTLLVFDSSQNAIPVAWVITSLASQDIHKWFGSLAEKIQTKDPRWRPNAFLVDDPSLDISVIREAFHCRVLLCTWHVRRAWIRSLLKKCCNIDVQREMFKHLGWILYCTRSGPNVVDAIEEFMQVYVDQSVFMDYFKRRWLPYIELWVNGIRSLPVAGAEPLAAIESYHTRLKLKLFNERHSNSWMRIDWLIHTLTTEFHSLYWLDQYSEESGYFANIRDESFLTNSWHQALHISDIDVMLDEQNLQLAKVISQTDRSRAYTVWNPGTEFSLCDCPCSRLGNLCKHVIKVAILCKSRQVARPLLAVQVYRQALLTLLQNPPDDPLVLEHAILHATRLQHDIKGLEDLSNSGLLQPLPPEVNPQIGENLLFPRFL, encoded by the exons ATGAAGGGCCATGAACCCAAG ATGCCAAGAATGGAGGATATCCTTAATCTTCCGGTGCAAGATCCACCTTGTGCAGAGTTTGCTGCGACCCATATAAAGTGGGTGAAAATAGAAG AATGCCCTGCCCGTTTCCGCATTGAGTCAAGGAGGAAGAGATCTGAAGGGAGCATCAGCAAACCAAGGGTTGATGGCTATCTTGAATATACACT ATATTGGTGTTCATATGGTCCTGAAGACTACCGAGATAGTGAGTCTGGTATAGGGGATAGCTCTAACATCAAACCTGCAACTGGGAAGGGAAGCAGGCCTGGAAGGCGCCATATGATGAGAGGTTGCCTTTGCCATTTTACTGTAAAACGCTTATACACCCGTCCCTTCCTGGCTCTTATCATATATAATCAAAGAAAACACGTGGATAAAATAGGGGCTCCTTGCCATGGGATACTTGATCTGGATGCTGTGGGGACAAGAGCTATGTATGCTCCAAGGATTTCAGAAGAATTGCGCCAGAAAGTAATGTTTATGCTTTATGTTGGAATATCTTTGGACAATATAATACAACATCATGCTGAGGTGGTGCATGGCCATGGTGGCCCACACAACCGTGATGATTTTCTCACTCGGAATGATGTTCGTAACATGGAAAGGGTTGTTCGTAATTCTTCACACAAATTGCATGCAAATGATGATTGCAGTGTAAAAGTGTGGGTGCAGCGCCATCAGAAGTATGTTTTTTACTTCCAAGATAATTCTAATGCCAATCCATTTATTCTGGGTATACAGACAGATTGGCAGTTGCAGCAGATGCTCCGTTATGGGCATAGTGGTTCTGTAGCTTCTCATTCAACATTTGGCTTGAAGAAACTTAAG TATCCCCTGTGTACTTTACTTGTTTTTGACTCATCTCAAAATGCAATTCCGGTTGCGTGGGTCATTACCTCGTTGGCTAGTCAAGATATCCACAAATGGTTTGGTTCTCTAGCTGAAAAAATCCAGACCAAGGATCCCAGATGGAGGCCCAATGCCTTTCTAGTTGATGATCCTTCCCTTGACATTTCTGTCATAAG AGAGGCTTTCCATTGTCGGGTGCTATTATGCACCTGGCATGTTCGTCGTGCTTGGATAAGAAGCCTTTTAAAGAAATGCTGCAACATTGATGTGCAGCGAGAGATGTTTAAGCACTTAGGCTGGATTTTGTATTGTACAAGAAGTGGACCAAATGTTGTGGATGCGATTGAAGAGTTCATGCAAGTATATGTTGACCAAAGTGTCTTTATGGATTATTTCAAGAGGAGGTGGTTACCATATATAG AGttgtgggttaatggcataaggTCTCTTCCTGTGGCTGGTGCAGAGCCCCTGGCTGCAATTGAATCCTATCACACGAGGTTGAAATTAAAGCTTTTTAATGAGCGACATTCCAATTCCTGGATGAGGATTGACTGGTTAATCCACACTTTGACCACTGAATTTCACTCCTTATATTGGTTAGATCAATACAGTGAAGAAAGTGGGTATTTTGCAAATATAAGGGACGAGTCTTTCTTAACTAATTCCTGGCATCAGGCTTTGCATATTTCCGACATTGATGTGATGTTGGATGAGCAAAATCTCCAACTTGCAAAAGTCATCTCTCAAACTGACAGAAGTCGGGCATATACAGTTTGGAATCCTGGTACAGAATTCTCCCTCTGTGACTGTCCCTGTTCAAGGCTGGGGAATCTTTGTAAGCATGTCATTAAGGTGGCAATCTTATGTAAAAGTCGGCAGGTTGCAAGGCCGCTATTGGCAGTTCAAGTTTATCGGCAGGCCTTGCTTACCCTTCTGCAGAATCCTCCTGATGATCCTCTAGTTCTCGAGCATGCAATTTTGCATGCAACACGCTTGCAACACGATATCAAAGGCTTGGAAGACTTGTCTAACAGTGGTTTGCTCCAGCCTTTACCTCCTGAAGTGAACCCTCAAATAGGAGAGAATCTGCTTTTTCCACGTTTTCTTTGA
- the LOC110651108 gene encoding uncharacterized protein LOC110651108 isoform X1: protein MKGHEPKMPRMEDILNLPVQDPPCAEFAATHIKWVKIEGGRQGGDDIALIPFARVDDFVKGESSNAECPARFRIESRRKRSEGSISKPRVDGYLEYTLYWCSYGPEDYRDSESGIGDSSNIKPATGKGSRPGRRHMMRGCLCHFTVKRLYTRPFLALIIYNQRKHVDKIGAPCHGILDLDAVGTRAMYAPRISEELRQKVMFMLYVGISLDNIIQHHAEVVHGHGGPHNRDDFLTRNDVRNMERVVRNSSHKLHANDDCSVKVWVQRHQKYVFYFQDNSNANPFILGIQTDWQLQQMLRYGHSGSVASHSTFGLKKLKYPLCTLLVFDSSQNAIPVAWVITSLASQDIHKWFGSLAEKIQTKDPRWRPNAFLVDDPSLDISVIREAFHCRVLLCTWHVRRAWIRSLLKKCCNIDVQREMFKHLGWILYCTRSGPNVVDAIEEFMQVYVDQSVFMDYFKRRWLPYIELWVNGIRSLPVAGAEPLAAIESYHTRLKLKLFNERHSNSWMRIDWLIHTLTTEFHSLYWLDQYSEESGYFANIRDESFLTNSWHQALHISDIDVMLDEQNLQLAKVISQTDRSRAYTVWNPGTEFSLCDCPCSRLGNLCKHVIKVAILCKSRQVARPLLAVQVYRQALLTLLQNPPDDPLVLEHAILHATRLQHDIKGLEDLSNSGLLQPLPPEVNPQIGENLLFPRFL, encoded by the exons ATGAAGGGCCATGAACCCAAG ATGCCAAGAATGGAGGATATCCTTAATCTTCCGGTGCAAGATCCACCTTGTGCAGAGTTTGCTGCGACCCATATAAAGTGGGTGAAAATAGAAGGTGGTCGTCAAGGTGGTGATGATATTGCTCTTATTCCTTTTGCTAGAGTGGATGATTTTGTAAAAGGAGAATCTTCAAATGCAGAATGCCCTGCCCGTTTCCGCATTGAGTCAAGGAGGAAGAGATCTGAAGGGAGCATCAGCAAACCAAGGGTTGATGGCTATCTTGAATATACACT ATATTGGTGTTCATATGGTCCTGAAGACTACCGAGATAGTGAGTCTGGTATAGGGGATAGCTCTAACATCAAACCTGCAACTGGGAAGGGAAGCAGGCCTGGAAGGCGCCATATGATGAGAGGTTGCCTTTGCCATTTTACTGTAAAACGCTTATACACCCGTCCCTTCCTGGCTCTTATCATATATAATCAAAGAAAACACGTGGATAAAATAGGGGCTCCTTGCCATGGGATACTTGATCTGGATGCTGTGGGGACAAGAGCTATGTATGCTCCAAGGATTTCAGAAGAATTGCGCCAGAAAGTAATGTTTATGCTTTATGTTGGAATATCTTTGGACAATATAATACAACATCATGCTGAGGTGGTGCATGGCCATGGTGGCCCACACAACCGTGATGATTTTCTCACTCGGAATGATGTTCGTAACATGGAAAGGGTTGTTCGTAATTCTTCACACAAATTGCATGCAAATGATGATTGCAGTGTAAAAGTGTGGGTGCAGCGCCATCAGAAGTATGTTTTTTACTTCCAAGATAATTCTAATGCCAATCCATTTATTCTGGGTATACAGACAGATTGGCAGTTGCAGCAGATGCTCCGTTATGGGCATAGTGGTTCTGTAGCTTCTCATTCAACATTTGGCTTGAAGAAACTTAAG TATCCCCTGTGTACTTTACTTGTTTTTGACTCATCTCAAAATGCAATTCCGGTTGCGTGGGTCATTACCTCGTTGGCTAGTCAAGATATCCACAAATGGTTTGGTTCTCTAGCTGAAAAAATCCAGACCAAGGATCCCAGATGGAGGCCCAATGCCTTTCTAGTTGATGATCCTTCCCTTGACATTTCTGTCATAAG AGAGGCTTTCCATTGTCGGGTGCTATTATGCACCTGGCATGTTCGTCGTGCTTGGATAAGAAGCCTTTTAAAGAAATGCTGCAACATTGATGTGCAGCGAGAGATGTTTAAGCACTTAGGCTGGATTTTGTATTGTACAAGAAGTGGACCAAATGTTGTGGATGCGATTGAAGAGTTCATGCAAGTATATGTTGACCAAAGTGTCTTTATGGATTATTTCAAGAGGAGGTGGTTACCATATATAG AGttgtgggttaatggcataaggTCTCTTCCTGTGGCTGGTGCAGAGCCCCTGGCTGCAATTGAATCCTATCACACGAGGTTGAAATTAAAGCTTTTTAATGAGCGACATTCCAATTCCTGGATGAGGATTGACTGGTTAATCCACACTTTGACCACTGAATTTCACTCCTTATATTGGTTAGATCAATACAGTGAAGAAAGTGGGTATTTTGCAAATATAAGGGACGAGTCTTTCTTAACTAATTCCTGGCATCAGGCTTTGCATATTTCCGACATTGATGTGATGTTGGATGAGCAAAATCTCCAACTTGCAAAAGTCATCTCTCAAACTGACAGAAGTCGGGCATATACAGTTTGGAATCCTGGTACAGAATTCTCCCTCTGTGACTGTCCCTGTTCAAGGCTGGGGAATCTTTGTAAGCATGTCATTAAGGTGGCAATCTTATGTAAAAGTCGGCAGGTTGCAAGGCCGCTATTGGCAGTTCAAGTTTATCGGCAGGCCTTGCTTACCCTTCTGCAGAATCCTCCTGATGATCCTCTAGTTCTCGAGCATGCAATTTTGCATGCAACACGCTTGCAACACGATATCAAAGGCTTGGAAGACTTGTCTAACAGTGGTTTGCTCCAGCCTTTACCTCCTGAAGTGAACCCTCAAATAGGAGAGAATCTGCTTTTTCCACGTTTTCTTTGA
- the LOC110650303 gene encoding LOW QUALITY PROTEIN: probable E3 ubiquitin-protein ligase RZFP34 (The sequence of the model RefSeq protein was modified relative to this genomic sequence to represent the inferred CDS: deleted 2 bases in 1 codon), giving the protein MKILEMLDGYMKYGCPHYRRRCLIRAPCCDEIFDCRHCHNESKNNINVDQKLRHDMPHHEVRQVICSLCGTEQGFQQFCINCGVCMGRFFCETCKLFDDDTSKKQYHCDGCGICRIGGRENFFHCYNCGCCYSILLKNNHPCVEGAMQHDCPVCFEFLFESRYYVTVLPRGHIIHENCLKEIREHYQYACPLCSKSVCDMSNVWEKFDMEIASTPMPESYQNKMVWILCNDCGKTSQVQYHIVAQKCLDCKSYNTRQTRS; this is encoded by the exons ATGAAGATTTTGGAAATGCTAGAT GGTTATATGAAGTATGG ATGTCCACATTATCGTAGAAGGTGCCTTATTAGAGCCCCTTGTTGTGATGAGATCTTTGATTGCCGTCACTGTCATAATGAGTCAAAG AATAATATCAATGTTGACCAGAAGCTTAGACATGACATGCCGCACCATGAAGTGAGACAG GTGATATGTTCACTTTGTGGCACTGAACAAGGG TTTCAACAATTTTGTATTAACTGTGGGGTATGTATGGGAAGGTTCTTCTGTGAGACTTGCAAGCTGTTTGATGATGAT ACATCTAAGAAACAGTATCATTGTGATGGCTGTGGGATTTGCAG AATTGGAGGTCGTGAGAATTTCTTCCATTGTTACAATTGTG GCTGTTGCTACTCGATTCTTCTGAAGAACAACCATCCATGTGTAGAGGGGGCAATGCAACATGACTGCCCTGTTTGCTTTGAG TTTTTATTTGAGTCGAGATATTACGTCACTGTATTGCCACGTGGACACATAATTCATGAGAACTGCTTAAAGGAGATCAGAGAACACTACCA ATATGCTTGTCCTCTCTGCTCAAAGTCAGTTTGTGATATGTCTAATGTATGGGAGAAATTTGATATGGAAATTGCATCAACGCCAATGCCAGAATCTTACCAGAATAAAATG GTTTGGATCCTTTGCAATGACTGTGGAAAGACTTCGCAAGTGCAATACCATATTGTAGCTCAGAAATGCTTGGATTGCAAGTCATACAATACCCGTCAAACAAGAAGCTGA